The proteins below come from a single Mesobacillus jeotgali genomic window:
- a CDS encoding YvrJ family protein produces MEQLIPFISDVGFPIVVTLYLLHRIEAKLDTVVQSIQGLPARLQEKHETEPVYSAMTTQQQIREIN; encoded by the coding sequence ATGGAGCAGCTGATTCCGTTCATCAGCGATGTAGGATTCCCGATTGTCGTGACATTGTACTTGCTTCACCGAATTGAAGCAAAGCTGGATACAGTCGTCCAATCGATTCAGGGCCTCCCTGCTAGATTGCAGGAAAAGCATGAAACCGAACCCGTTTATTCCGCCATGACCACCCAGCAGCAAATTCGTGAGATTAATTAA
- a CDS encoding PH domain-containing protein: protein MVATQAILAWTFISECPIPNDVNEILVEGEKAIAAYKTIRDSAIFTNKRLIVRDAQGLTGKKVEIYSLPYSSINMWSTENAGSLFDVNAEVELWTRAGHIKVNLKKGVDVRKFDKLIAEALL from the coding sequence ATGGTTGCAACACAAGCAATATTAGCTTGGACGTTTATCTCTGAATGCCCGATTCCAAATGATGTGAATGAAATTTTAGTAGAAGGCGAAAAGGCGATCGCCGCCTATAAAACCATTCGCGACAGTGCAATCTTCACCAACAAACGTTTGATTGTCAGGGACGCACAGGGCCTGACCGGCAAAAAGGTAGAAATCTATTCCCTGCCTTACTCCTCCATCAACATGTGGTCCACCGAAAATGCCGGCAGCCTGTTTGATGTCAATGCAGAAGTGGAACTATGGACCAGAGCCGGCCACATCAAAGTCAATCTAAAAAAAGGTGTAGATGTTCGCAAGTTTGATAAGCTGATTGCTGAAGCGCTTTTGTAA
- a CDS encoding DUF1659 domain-containing protein, which produces MAMAILKDSNIRLMFEAGVDEKGESIFKPKTYRFVRKEATVDQVQQAAAALGGLSANLLSSVERNDSFEII; this is translated from the coding sequence ATGGCAATGGCGATTTTGAAGGATTCGAATATCAGGCTGATGTTTGAGGCTGGTGTTGATGAGAAGGGCGAGTCGATTTTCAAGCCTAAGACTTACCGCTTTGTGAGAAAGGAAGCTACTGTTGACCAGGTTCAGCAGGCGGCAGCCGCACTTGGTGGCCTTAGCGCAAACTTGTTAAGCTCTGTGGAGCGTAACGACAGCTTCGAAATCATCTAA
- a CDS encoding DUF2922 domain-containing protein codes for MAKTLELQFATALGKYAKLTVDNPTEPVDPAAVKLAMEQIIASNAFLPVNGTLVSVHSARVVERNITDYELI; via the coding sequence ATGGCAAAAACACTTGAGTTGCAATTCGCTACGGCTCTTGGCAAGTACGCCAAGCTGACAGTTGATAATCCGACGGAGCCGGTTGATCCAGCAGCAGTCAAGCTGGCAATGGAGCAAATCATTGCTTCCAACGCATTCCTGCCAGTGAATGGAACCCTTGTTTCCGTTCACAGCGCACGTGTCGTAGAACGCAACATAACCGACTATGAACTAATTTAA
- a CDS encoding DUF2269 family protein has product MRKIGPKGLRWLKMIHVFLVVLFFGGILSSVALNLHIDFTRYDEAYLGYKNIVTISDQIVRWGAIGTLLVGFTYGFFTNWGFFKHRWVGVKFILYIIQTFVGIFIVDELMMENMELLEMQKESALSNPEFIQNHLIRQYAVYFQISVTIFIFIISFLRPWKKKKV; this is encoded by the coding sequence TTGAGAAAGATAGGACCTAAGGGTTTAAGATGGTTGAAAATGATTCATGTATTTTTAGTAGTATTATTCTTTGGCGGGATATTGAGTTCTGTGGCGCTAAATCTCCATATTGATTTCACTCGTTATGACGAAGCTTATCTCGGCTATAAAAACATCGTCACCATCAGTGACCAGATTGTCAGGTGGGGTGCAATCGGAACGCTGCTTGTCGGGTTCACATATGGATTCTTCACGAATTGGGGATTTTTCAAGCATCGTTGGGTTGGAGTGAAATTCATTTTGTATATCATCCAAACCTTTGTCGGCATTTTTATCGTGGACGAACTGATGATGGAAAACATGGAACTATTGGAGATGCAAAAAGAGTCAGCTTTAAGTAACCCCGAATTCATTCAAAATCATCTAATCAGGCAATACGCTGTATACTTTCAAATTTCCGTTACCATCTTCATCTTCATCATTTCATTTTTAAGACCATGGAAAAAGAAGAAGGTTTGA
- a CDS encoding DUF438 domain-containing protein, translating into MSEMINNRELKAMDPARRKATLKQLFKDLHDGKNVNEVKAHFDAFIGKITIEEIAGLQHVELIEGDISVTEMQRIYAAHSDLFKGAIEESESVYGPEHQPGHPVHTFEMENREIEQLLQNRLRVHLEQFAMEDSAENINLLLEDCNLLYDIDKHYSRKENLIFPYLEKYGIYGPTTNMWRIDDFIRDGIKLAKKKLANYDGDKNGVIEEVQFVLREVSEMIYREENILFPMALQNFTEDEWVKIAHESDEIGYCLTSPTEEWKPARKHLDADAISEGYIKMETGILSLKQLELLLNHLPVDITFIDQDDVVRYFSHGKERIFARTKAVIGRTVQNCHPPRSVHVVEDLLRDFKSGKKDTEDFWIKVRDKFVYIRYFAVRDENNQYIGTLEFTQNINPIQALEGEKRILS; encoded by the coding sequence GAGGTCAAGGCTCACTTTGATGCTTTTATCGGAAAAATAACCATTGAAGAGATTGCCGGCCTACAGCATGTCGAGCTGATTGAAGGCGATATATCTGTTACGGAAATGCAGCGAATTTATGCTGCCCACTCTGACCTTTTTAAAGGAGCAATCGAAGAGAGTGAGTCCGTGTACGGTCCAGAACACCAGCCGGGACACCCGGTCCATACATTCGAAATGGAAAACCGTGAGATTGAACAGCTTTTACAAAACCGGCTTCGCGTTCATCTTGAGCAATTTGCTATGGAAGACAGCGCTGAAAATATCAATCTGCTGCTGGAGGATTGCAACCTGCTTTATGACATTGACAAGCACTACAGCCGTAAGGAAAACTTGATCTTCCCTTACCTGGAAAAGTACGGGATATATGGCCCGACAACAAATATGTGGCGGATCGACGATTTCATCCGTGACGGAATTAAGCTGGCAAAGAAAAAGCTGGCCAACTATGATGGCGATAAAAATGGCGTCATTGAAGAGGTCCAGTTTGTCCTTCGGGAAGTAAGCGAAATGATTTACAGGGAAGAAAACATCCTCTTCCCGATGGCCTTGCAAAACTTTACCGAGGATGAATGGGTAAAAATTGCCCATGAAAGTGACGAGATCGGCTATTGCCTGACATCACCAACTGAAGAATGGAAGCCTGCCCGCAAACACCTTGACGCAGATGCGATCTCTGAAGGCTATATCAAAATGGAGACAGGCATCCTGTCATTGAAGCAGCTCGAACTGCTGTTAAATCACTTGCCAGTCGACATCACCTTTATTGACCAGGACGATGTTGTCCGCTACTTCTCACACGGAAAAGAAAGGATTTTCGCTCGCACGAAAGCCGTTATCGGCCGCACCGTCCAGAATTGCCACCCGCCAAGAAGCGTTCATGTCGTCGAGGACTTGCTGAGGGACTTTAAATCAGGCAAAAAAGATACCGAGGATTTCTGGATCAAAGTTCGCGACAAATTCGTGTACATCCGCTACTTTGCTGTCCGCGATGAGAACAATCAATATATCGGCACGCTAGAATTCACGCAGAACATTAATCCGATTCAAGCACTTGAAGGAGAAAAACGGATTTTGTCCTGA